From Streptomyces sp. NBC_00690, a single genomic window includes:
- a CDS encoding Cmx/CmrA family chloramphenicol efflux MFS transporter, whose amino-acid sequence MPLILYALGLAVFAQGTSEFMLSGLLPDIARDLDVSIPTAGYLTSAFAVGMVVGAPLMAMASMRWPRRRALLAFLLTFLVVHVVGALTSTYGVLLATRIVAALANAGFLAVALATATALVPTQARGRAASILVGGITLACVTGVPGGALLGQLWGWRSAFWAVALLSVPAVFAVLKAVPNAGTSTAPLGVRQELRALKDPRLLMTLSVGALINGATFCAFTYLAPLVIDVTALGSAWVPGVLALFGLGSFLGVTVAGRISDVRPWPLLCYGTVTLGIGWAVFAWWANHLVVALALVLIQGALSFAVGSTMIAQVLAAAHTAPTLAGSYATASFNVGAALGPWFGGVAIATTGSYRSPLWVSAFLVVLALIAGGVAMARNTGGVRALRSGQRDPSYTGEMHQRH is encoded by the coding sequence GTGCCTCTCATTCTGTATGCGCTCGGACTGGCTGTCTTCGCCCAAGGGACGTCCGAGTTCATGTTGTCCGGACTGCTTCCGGACATCGCCCGTGATCTCGATGTATCCATTCCGACAGCCGGCTACCTGACCTCGGCATTCGCCGTGGGAATGGTCGTCGGCGCCCCGCTCATGGCCATGGCCAGCATGCGCTGGCCCCGTAGGCGCGCGCTGCTCGCCTTCCTGTTGACGTTTCTGGTGGTCCACGTCGTGGGCGCACTGACCAGCACCTACGGGGTGCTCCTCGCGACCCGGATCGTGGCAGCGCTCGCCAATGCCGGGTTCCTCGCGGTGGCCCTCGCCACTGCGACCGCTCTCGTCCCGACACAGGCAAGGGGCCGTGCGGCCTCAATCCTGGTCGGTGGAATCACCCTGGCCTGTGTCACAGGAGTGCCCGGTGGGGCACTGTTGGGGCAGTTGTGGGGCTGGCGTTCGGCGTTCTGGGCCGTGGCACTGCTCTCCGTGCCCGCAGTCTTCGCCGTCCTCAAGGCAGTTCCGAACGCGGGGACATCCACGGCACCTCTCGGAGTGCGACAGGAACTGCGCGCGCTGAAGGATCCCCGGCTGCTGATGACCCTGTCGGTGGGTGCCCTGATCAACGGTGCGACCTTCTGCGCCTTCACCTATCTCGCCCCGCTAGTCATCGATGTCACGGCCCTGGGCTCCGCTTGGGTACCGGGTGTCCTGGCACTGTTCGGTCTGGGGTCGTTCCTCGGGGTGACCGTCGCCGGTCGAATCTCCGACGTACGGCCGTGGCCGCTACTTTGCTACGGCACGGTCACCCTGGGCATCGGCTGGGCGGTGTTCGCCTGGTGGGCGAACCATCTCGTGGTGGCTCTCGCGCTGGTACTCATCCAGGGCGCGCTGTCATTCGCCGTCGGGTCGACGATGATCGCCCAGGTGCTCGCAGCAGCCCACACGGCACCGACCCTGGCAGGTTCCTATGCGACAGCCTCGTTCAATGTGGGGGCCGCTCTCGGGCCGTGGTTCGGCGGGGTCGCCATCGCCACGACCGGGAGCTATCGCTCGCCGTTGTGGGTGAGTGCTTTCCTGGTGGTACTGGCACTCATCGCCGGTGGGGTGGCGATGGCCAGGAACACGGGTGGAGTGAGGGCTCTCCGCTCCGGGCAGCGGGATCCTTCGTACACTGGTGAGATGCACCAACGACATTGA
- a CDS encoding MFS transporter: protein MPLSRAPVPARASVPVEVRRLERRLLAYAGLDDFVLLYPVYAVLFTDHGLSTAEISSLFVITSLTGLLVEVPSGVWADTVSRRRMLVIGPALASLGFALWVALPGYASFALGMVLWAGGGALRSGSMEALAYEELERLGAEQRYVRLMGRAAAASTTATALATAAAGPLFAWGGYSALGAASVLACVLCSAAALTLPEHRRSRTAAGATAHPAGPRTARSMLRSGLAEVRAGRGVRYALLMSVLLTSIWGALEEYVPLLAAEMGAATRDIPWFVLIVWVGVTLGGLLAERAEQLSQRVMGGLLALAALLLALGALAGALWGFLALAIAFLVFQLADVVADARLQGTITGPSRATVTSLAGWGTSCTTLIVYGVYGTASGQLANGPLFAFFAVPYLVVAAVLARRTARYEG, encoded by the coding sequence ATGCCGCTTTCTCGTGCGCCCGTGCCAGCGCGCGCCTCCGTACCCGTTGAAGTCCGCCGTCTGGAGCGCAGGCTGCTCGCCTATGCCGGTCTCGACGATTTCGTCCTGTTGTATCCGGTCTATGCGGTGCTCTTCACCGACCACGGATTGAGCACTGCCGAGATCTCATCACTGTTCGTCATCACGTCCCTGACGGGCCTCCTGGTGGAGGTGCCGTCAGGAGTGTGGGCGGACACCGTGTCCCGACGTCGCATGCTGGTCATCGGCCCTGCGTTGGCGTCGCTGGGATTCGCCCTGTGGGTCGCCCTACCGGGGTACGCCTCATTCGCGTTGGGAATGGTCCTCTGGGCCGGTGGTGGGGCTCTGCGTTCGGGTTCGATGGAGGCATTGGCCTACGAGGAGTTGGAACGCCTGGGCGCCGAGCAGCGGTATGTGCGGCTGATGGGCCGGGCCGCTGCGGCCAGCACGACGGCCACGGCCCTGGCGACCGCGGCGGCGGGTCCGCTGTTCGCCTGGGGCGGCTACTCGGCGCTGGGTGCCGCCAGCGTCCTGGCTTGTGTGTTGTGTTCCGCGGCGGCGCTGACCCTGCCCGAACACCGGCGCTCCCGCACGGCGGCTGGGGCAACGGCTCATCCCGCCGGGCCCCGGACCGCCCGGTCAATGCTCAGGAGCGGTCTGGCCGAAGTCCGGGCCGGGCGTGGCGTACGGTACGCCCTGCTCATGTCCGTACTGTTGACCTCAATCTGGGGTGCATTGGAGGAGTATGTTCCGCTGCTGGCGGCCGAGATGGGTGCGGCGACCCGTGACATTCCGTGGTTCGTTCTGATCGTCTGGGTCGGTGTGACGCTCGGTGGGCTGTTGGCGGAGCGGGCGGAGCAGCTCTCGCAGCGGGTCATGGGCGGGCTTCTGGCCCTGGCGGCACTCCTGTTGGCGTTGGGGGCGCTCGCCGGCGCACTATGGGGGTTCCTCGCACTCGCCATCGCCTTTCTGGTGTTCCAGTTGGCCGATGTGGTGGCCGACGCTCGACTTCAGGGCACGATCACCGGGCCGAGCCGGGCGACGGTGACCTCGTTGGCCGGTTGGGGTACCAGTTGCACCACGCTCATCGTGTACGGCGTGTACGGGACGGCGTCCGGGCAGTTGGCCAACGGTCCGCTGTTCGCGTTCTTCGCCGTTCCGTATCTGGTCGTGGCCGCGGTGCTGGCCCGGCGCACAGCGCGGTACGAAGGCTGA
- a CDS encoding nitroreductase/quinone reductase family protein, protein MPNDFNQQIIEEFRARGGVVGGPFEGARLLLLTTTGARSGASHTTPVAYLPDADDRVLVIASAAGAPRHPAWYHNLLANPRVTVEAGVFTYEAHATVLVGAERDAAFARAVESDTGWADYQAKTDRVIPVIALREIPAGPPNIAASSPGEAIKLIHEGFRHELALIRDEVRRSGPRVGAQLRINCLAMCQGLHNHHTGEDTMMFPALARHHPEAAPVLERLEQEHQKIAVLIEDLQRVISIEDPDPLVLLTEVERLTWALEDHLTYEEEQLLPLLAG, encoded by the coding sequence ATGCCAAACGATTTCAACCAGCAGATCATCGAGGAGTTCCGGGCCCGAGGTGGCGTCGTCGGCGGCCCGTTTGAGGGGGCGAGACTGCTCCTCCTCACCACGACCGGGGCCCGCTCGGGTGCCAGCCACACCACCCCCGTCGCCTATCTCCCCGACGCCGATGACCGTGTCCTCGTCATCGCCTCGGCCGCTGGCGCACCCCGGCATCCCGCCTGGTACCACAACCTCCTGGCCAATCCGCGTGTCACCGTGGAGGCCGGCGTCTTCACCTACGAGGCCCACGCCACGGTGCTGGTCGGCGCCGAACGCGATGCCGCCTTCGCCCGGGCCGTCGAGTCCGATACGGGATGGGCCGACTACCAGGCGAAGACCGACCGGGTCATTCCCGTGATCGCACTCCGGGAAATCCCCGCCGGCCCGCCCAACATCGCCGCTTCCTCCCCGGGAGAGGCGATCAAGTTGATCCACGAGGGATTCCGCCACGAACTCGCACTGATCCGCGACGAAGTCCGACGATCGGGACCCAGGGTAGGTGCCCAACTGCGGATCAACTGCCTGGCGATGTGCCAGGGGCTGCACAACCACCACACCGGCGAAGACACCATGATGTTTCCGGCGCTCGCCCGACACCACCCCGAAGCCGCTCCCGTTCTGGAGCGCCTCGAACAGGAACACCAGAAGATCGCCGTGCTGATCGAGGACCTCCAACGGGTCATTTCCATCGAGGACCCCGACCCGCTGGTCCTCCTCACCGAGGTCGAGCGATTGACATGGGCCTTGGAGGACCATCTGACCTACGAGGAAGAACAATTGCTCCCGCTCCTCGCCGGATAG